AGTTCTGGGGTCAGAAAGCTCTGTGCCCCTGACATAATCTGACACCTAGAAGAAAAATGAAATTACAATTGCACCCAATCAAGCTGACAGGTTTTGCAGAATTTAAAAATCCTTAAGTGCATATTGACGCACCCTACTGattcaatctaagtaacataatttaAAGAAATCCTCATCAAAATCTGTCCATTTAAGSTAGAGATATCTGGGCtccgtctcaatccactgcatccccCTATGTCGGCCTTCCCCATCTGCGGTGGGAGGTGGCCGAGCTACACCTGTGTTTGTGAGACCATGAGACattccgaaaatcggtcttctcacatgTGATGTCTGAACCTCCAAACCCtgtaccagtttaaaaaatgaatggaattatGGATGTCGTTTTGGGRTTAAATGTGTGTCCAAAAAACACATATTTCCTGTGCTTTCTTAGGCTGTATCTCCTAGATAAAGGACAgatacttcaaaaccttattccttatgatacattttttgaccgTCTGTTTTTGTCATGTGTtatcaatgcgtttctatgggctatagtagtaatggGCTTCGACTTTTAGAGAGTTAATCAGAACTGAAGTGGTGGGATACAGTTTTCAGGCCAGGGTCACATTCCTTCCACTTTTGAAACCATGTTGTCCTGAGAATCCATGCTTTTGGAGAGAATTCATTAATCAAGTTTAACCGACTTGCCTGCATAACTCGGTCAAAGGAATCCTGTGTAGCTATGCAGGAGGAAATTTGGTTAACAAttcagctgttctctctctctctctctctctctctctctctcYctctctctctcactgtgcaaATCCTTCAAGATACAGGCTGCAGGCAAGACAGGCAGCAACCAGACAGGCAGCAAcaccccagtcacccaagtcatctgaccatagcagactgttgtctctgtctgtgcatTTGCAGTGCTCACTAGATGTTAATTGCTGTGAAATGGCACAAGTTGCTACAATGAGGTAGTCAGCCAACAGGAAGTTGCCACACTGTGAAATGAAAACATCTGGAGAAGGGTGAGAAAGAAGGGCCTCTCTGGAAGCAAAATGGAGGCACAGTCACAAAGTAGGATTGAGTtccccctagacactgatctaataGCCTACatctagagagagcgagagcatgaAAAGAGGATCAATAACAGATCTTTATGTAGACCGTTAGATCCTTCTTTCTCTTGGCAAGCTTGCTGTTGGGTGTGATGCTGCATGCAGTCTCTTCAATTCTTTCATTCCATTTATCAAAACACCACCCTGAGCTGGTCTACTACAGTATCTTACAGTATGTCCAATGTAAGCAAtgtttctcccttctccctgctcAGTTAAAACAGTTTAcatgatatctctctctctctcaatctctctttctttctctgttttaAACAGCTGACAGCCATCTTTGCGTTTGGGAGCTGTGGGGGTTATTCTGGCAGGAATATCGTGTCACTCTTCTGCAGTGAAGGAAGGAACGAGACACTGAATGCTACTTTTAGCTATCCCTTCAGGTGGGTGTCAGtcagtcctctctctgtgtgttactGTGGTTGATACCCCATACAACTATTAGACCCAACTGCACAAAAAGACCCCTTTTTGAAATATTTGAAATGCCTTGATGTGTTATCAGATATCCTGCTGGAACTGTGAAAGAAGTTGTATAGATATCATCTGTAGAAGGATGTTCATGGTGGAGGAAACAACTTGACCCCAACTGATTATTTCCTCCATTAATCCGAATGAGTGTTTTCGTGTGCAGTGTAAGGACTGGGGTTTATTCCAGGTGTAGTATGACACAAACAGGAAGTGACCTGTACAGTGAAGATGTATCAGGTTAAACTAGATGACACAGTGCATACTTTTTAATTGTCAATCAGGAAGATTAGCAGCTGAAATGTTGACAATATAAAGTCTCCATTCTATCCTCTTGTTATTGTCATTCTATATCCCCTGGGTATAAGTACACTGAACACAARTATAAATGCAACATGGGGggagtattggtcccatgttttatgaccTGAaatataaaagatcccagaaatgttccatatgcacaaaaatattatttctctaaaatgttgtgcacaaatttgtttacatccttgttagtgagcatttatccttttccaagataatccatcctcctgacaggtgttgcatatcaagaagctgattaaatataatgataattacacaggtgcaccttgtgccaMGGACARtaaaaggccactctaaaatgtgcagttttgtcacacaacaaaatgccatagatgcctcaagttttgagggagcgtgcaattagYatactgactgcaggaatgtccaccagagctgttgccagagaattgaatgttcatttctctaMcataagccgtctccaacgtcgttttatagaatttggctgtgcttccaaccggcctcacaaccgcagaccacgtgcatgGCGTTGTATKggcgagcggtttgctgatgtcaacattgtgaacagagtgccccatggtggcggtggggttattgtatgggcaggcataagctacRGACAatgaacaaaattgcattttatcgatggcaatttgaatgcacagagataccgtgacaagaccctgaggcccattgtcatgccattcatccgccgccatcaccccATGTCGCAAGCATCTGTAcacaagctgaaaatgtcccagttcttccatggcctgcatactcaccagacatgtcacccattgagcatgtttgggatgctctgaatcgaagtgtacgacagcgcgttccagtttccgccaatatccagcaacttcgctggatattgggacaacattccataatcaacagcctgcaaaggagatgtgttgcgctgcttgaggcaaatggtagtcacaccagatactgactggttttctgatccacgctcctaccTTTTTTCAAaggtatgtgaccaacagatgtatatctgtattctcagtcatgtgaaatccatagattagggcctaatgaatttatttaaattgactgatttccttatgaactgtaactcagtaaaatctttgaaattgctgcatgttgcgtttatatttttgttcagtatatttagtgTGACACTGATCTCTTACAGAAATACTCTTGTTATATATGTATACGATGACAACTGAGTGTAAACTGTTTTGTGTCCGCCAGGTTAACCTGGTTGGGCTAGTGGAGGGCAACACACTCTGTGTAAACGCATCGGTGCCGTCACCCACTGGTGGGAGCTCGCTCCTCGGCCCAGTTCTTTGTGGGCTGGCCATCATCTGTTTGTACCTATAGTGGCGTTGCTTGCTACTGGGTACATGCACGTGTCAGGACTGCTGACTTCGGCCTATGTTTGTGAGTACTGGGAAAGTAAAGGGACAAAACTAGAATTGAGATTCTCATATGGTGATTGAAATGaatatgatttgattttggattgattTTGAATTGATGTTATTTATTGTATAGAACGCCTACTGTTGCCCAGCACATGGATAAGACACTACTAAACAAGAGTACATTTTCCTTGTACTCAAAACAAAAGAATATTTCACAAATTATAYGCATACAATAATCATGGCAAGTACAGCTACCATCTcgccacactacacaaacagtacatttctccttctcctctaggCATTGTGAACAAACTTTGCAATCTCACATCYTGTCTGAAACCAAATTTARGCCTCTGCTTGTCCCGTAACCAGAATACTTCACGGTTATCACCAAAAATGTTACCAAAAAAAAGAATGTCTGAGATCATCAAAGAACATCTGAGATTAATATACAGAGGGCAATAAAACGCAAcgtggattttgttttagatttccccAAGATCACACATTAGGCAAGCTCTCTTTTCTTCAGGCAATCTGTTAGATCTACCCACCTCTATAGCCAGAGGGAGGGTGCTGGATCTGACTTGAGCACAGACTGTCCTTTGRCTTTCTGTTAGGTTCAGGTAGACATAGCGTTCAAGGGTGTAGTTCTCTTTGATGAGAGTTTACATTCTAAGCAGGGRTTGAAACAAAAATTATTTCCccaatcgtttcgttctgaacagaaccatcatTTTTTTCattccgttccactgttccaaccagcaaaataaagttctgaaccggttcgaacacCCAAAAAAGTTAGGGTTTGTATCGTTTTTTCCccgttcctttttaaacctctgaaatatatattttttatatttagcttgacattaaatgacttcaccaatggatagagcagcttgctatgaaGCAGGCAAGCTACAATATgtacatgcattggacagacaagtgtagtgtAGGGTGTGATATGCGACTGAAACTTTGCGTGTGAGAAGAGCGCTGGCCATAAAGTTGTTATGACATGTAtaatctgaattaggcccacagaattatacctaggaggaCTGACATCTATGAAGggactttgaatgtctttgaacttcagagagttggcttaacTAACTTTGGACCAGAGCTTAAGCGTAATGTTGGAACTAGAGTATAGCCGACTAGAGTTTTCGAGAGTTTAGACAAAAGTTTGTGTAGAGAGCGGCACAAGAACAGTCTTactttttattgttgtttataaATCCAATGGTGAACGTGATAAACTATAGTATCCTAAATTTTGAACAAGCGTGTAACGTCAGAAGCTACAGTGGACTATTGctttggagggagggaaggggcagTTAGCctcgacacacaccaccacacacacaccacacgacacacccattacacacacaacacacaacacacacacaaacacaaaaaccaccaaaacacactcacactcacacacaccacacacaaactggGCAaggattttcagctggcaggcaggaGGCAGAAACTGAATTTCTGGAGTGGGCAGAGTGAGGATTTTCATGAGGGTTGCATAGGACTTGTTAGCGTTTTTTGTGAATGAAAAAAATGCCCAGAACATTATTACTaactggttcccatgcttttattAAATAAAGTTCTGTTGGACAGTATTAGATGACTTTCGTTCTCGTTTGCGTTCTGTTCATTGAAAATGTCATTCTTTTACCATTTTGGGTTCTGTTCTTGACCGGTTCAACCCCTGGTTCTAGTTTAGGTTAAACGCAAATATTAGCTGTCCATTTTTCTAGTGTATCAGAAAACGCTTGTTTCTTAGATTTGTTGACTCGACATGGTAATTTGTCCTGATATATACTGCTAATAGTTTTGAATAGCAGAAGTCTCCCATTGACAGCAATAAGAATGTGTCTGTATGGCCTGactctgttttttttaatgtcgTGATGTATGTAAACTCCCTTTTCAGGACCTGGTCTTTCAAAcattaattcgtaaaaatccaacaTAACTTCACAAAgatttcattgtaaagggttaaacacttgtttcccatgcttgttcatgaACCATAATACAATTATGAACAGCACCAGTGGAAGCGGgtcgttaagatactaacagTTACAGACGGTAGGTCTACTGTTatggaaacttaggacactaaagaaacTTTCTACACGACACGCAAAACACCAAAAGGAAAGATGCCAGGGGTCGCTGTCTCACTGTGTGAAATTgtgcttaggcatgctgcaaggagactgAGGACTGCGAAGTGGCCAGGGACAATAAAATTCGCACATTGGGTCGTGACTGTGAGacgctaagacagcgctacagggagacaggaaggaacagctgatcgtcctcgcagtggcagaccaacgTGTACAAACACTGACAGGGATCGGTAATCCGAGACAttcacacctgcggacaggtaacaggatggcaacaaaatGCCCGAGTTTACACCACACAGGAAGCACAAACCTCCATACAGTGCAGACTGTCCGAATAGCTGCGAGCAGGCTGGACTGACGGGATTGTAGGcctttgtaaggcaggtcctccagACACCTCCCAGGTTGGGGCGGGTGTGTCACAGATCATCGGacttgagcttgttgtcattggcaGGCGGTCTCAAACGGCTgtggcgttacagggaagacatcctcctccctcatgtgacccttcctgcaggctcatcctgacatgacctccagcatgaaaTGCACAGGCCATACTGCCATTTTGTGgtggtgatttcctgcaagacaggaatgctcAGTGGTTTTCTGTGCCATGGCCAGGTGAAGGagaccagatctcaatcccattgagccgtctgggacctgttggatctgagggtgagggcttgggccatttccccagaatgtcaggaacttgcaggtgccttggtggaggagtggggtaACATTACAGGCAAGCACTGGGCAAATCTGGtgcgtccatgaggaggagatgcccacCAAGATACTGATGTTACTCTTTGATTATGACCCCacgtttgttcagggacacattattccatttctgttagtccacATGTCTGAGGAACTGCAGTTtatttctcagttgttgaatcttgttacgttcatacaaatatttacacgttaagtttgctgaaataaacgcagttgacagtgagaggacgtttctttttttgctgagtttattgttGCCTGTTTGCATAAAATGTTTTCCATTGTTATATGTATCTCTGCCAGGGACTGGCAGAAGGAAATGTACTATAAGTTCAATTCTTGGTGCAACACATCATTTCTCAGTGTTCTGAGATGTATGTTTTTGCTGTATGTCATCCCCGTCCaaaaaacacatgaaataaaTAGGCCTACGTGATTTAAGCCAATTTCTTGAGTTATTCATGCACATCTTCCAGTAGGATGTGAACAATTTATTCGGCGTGGTCCTACAACTGTTTATTCTGTCTTGATGTCTCCTTTTGTCATTGTCACGCCAAGCAAGACATCACAAACAGATCAGGGATCAGGCTACAATTGAATGTGCTTCCTTATCCATTTTAAACCATGTTGAAGCAAAGTGGTTCCAACGGGGACAAAGTAAGYGATGATGACTTCggttccctcttccctctctccccccaggaTTTTGGTCTGACGGCAGCGATTGCCTTCCTGTGGCTAGTGTGTTCCTCAGCATGGGCCAAGGGGCTGCAGAACGTGAAGGATGCCACCGGGACAGCGGGCATCACCTCCACACTGGCACTCTGCAARGAGAGCGACGTGGCCTGCGAGGTCACTGACTTCGCCAACATGCGCACCCTCAATGTCTCGGTGGTGAGTAACTCAACCGTTTTTTCTTATCTTCTTATAGATGATACTTGTTAGTCAGAATGTATCAAGTTCACATTCACTTGAATTAMATGATACTTACATAGACAAaaaaagagatgaaatgtaacATTTTCCTTTCGTTTTTCTGCACATCCAACAGAAATACTGTGTTTGCCATGCTCACTTCTGTTTGACCACATGGTCTCACTCTGACCAAAGCAATCTCTGCCTATCTCCTCTAGGTGTTTGGGTACCTGAATYTGATCGTGTGGGCTGGCAAYGCCTGGATTGTGTACAAGGAGACCCGCTGCCACTCTCAGAAGTACACTGCCCAGCACGGGGCTGGGGCCGGGCGTGGACAACAAGTCCCTGCTGCTATCTAATASTCTACTCCACTTCCAATGCCCAAAATAGCCCCGACACACCCTAAgtactcctgtagatctgagaggattggatagaCACACTCGACGTTGTATGGTAATAGGCAGCTTTATCTTGCCTGCTGATTGTCTGGGTGGAAACGGCCATATTTTTACTGTGCCTTAATTATCAATATCTATGCTTTGTCAAATATATCTGTGCCTTCAATACCTGTCCCAATATTGGGCCAATCCTTTCTGTGCCTTAGCATGCTAATGCTTTCTCTCCTCGTGCCTTCTCTAACTTCTAAACCGGTGCCTTCTCTTACCAGTAAACCTGGTACGTTCTCCTAAGCTSTGGTACAGACTCATTGACAGCATTTGTGCACTTTGACCTRCAACTACATTGTCTTTGTTCTGGGCATTTctaccaaaccctaacctgggaTGATTCAGATTCTTAAACAATGTGTCCTTTCACCTCATGGCCTAGAAGAGGCCAGAATCCTGACCTGTCCTGAATCCTGACCTGTCCTCACTTGCCTCTTTTTGCCAAGTGTGGCAGTCTTGCtttcgtccctctccttgccccaacctgggctcgaaccagggaccctctgaacacatcaacaactgcctcccacgaagcatcattatccatcgctccacaactacttcaaggtctcagagcgagtgacgtcaccagttgaaactctactaactctactactctactaccactaactagctagccatttcacaccgttTACACAAGGATGCATGTGTCTCTGAATGTACCGCTGGCCATATGCTttcttaaataaaaaacatttgaatgtttgTTTCACTTGAAATTAAGTAGAACTTTCCAATCTTGTATCTTTCAATGTCATCTTCTGTTGCGAAGACWGATTTTTTGAWTATGTTCTTTAGTCCGCCATGTTTTTTGTACTTTGTATTATGTTGTTTGTTGAACCACAGCCACTAAGAAAYTGTGCACTGTCTGTGCATGTGCTGGCTTTATGTTTTGAAATCYCCTGTTTTTTTATGATTGCTTAATCAATTATTATTTCCTGTCATTACCTTTGCATTTCTGATCTATTTTCTGTTATTACCTTTGATCTAATAAAAGTGTAGTAACTTGAAGTGCCTGTGTATGGAAGGCCAacgctgagtgtgtgtgtgtttgtaatgtcTGGTATACTGGTTATGCCTCTGTCTTCCTCTTGTAATCATCAGACCAACTTGAGCTTTATGGAGGAGTTGTATGTATCTGCCCTGTTGTGGAGAGAGACGGAGCTGTCCTTTCCACAACATGCAAATTATGAATRTCTTCTTTCTATTTGAATAAAAACCAAATGCATTTCCTACATTCtgtgtttccttttttttttgtatagaagtagaatggtctctctctctggtaataTTTACTTAATTTACAAGCCATACTGGGGAGGTTGCAGGAGATTTCTGACCCAAAGACTCCTGAAGACATAATGCAGCTTTTGTTTTATGGTCTGTCCTGTGACCTCACTGTTTACTGTTTGTCTGGAGAACAAACAGGATATTATCTGGTGAAGCTGCTCCAGTGTATCTGAACTGATCACTGACATCTTTAATGCACCATTCCTCTCTTCCTTAAAGTGCTCATCTGACATGACTGGATCATTTAAATCTATGTGATCATTGCTTAGACCTACCAGGCTGTCTTTGAGGGCRACAATTACTTCACGGAAGGATGAAATKATGCRATATTATAGTAGCCTATTGGAACATGGCTCAAGTTTWCCTCCCAGTGATGTCCTGCAGCTAGAGAACCACTGTTACATGCGCAGTCATGTGGTCTGTGGTAGTCCACACTGACACGTGCAGAAGGCATGGAGCCCTGTTGGCTTTGGTTCCTGTTCCACACCCGCCGACTTTCACTGATCTATAACTAATGTTATAACACAGTCTGTAGCTATAACACWGGTTTTACCACTCATCCACACATTTTTCCATACATTTCTCCAACAATCACTTGTTGAATGTTGTATGGGTACTGACTGTATGGATATTTTCACAAACATCGACATCGCCATACCAATGAGCCTATGTCgtaggctgtctgtctgtccatcattTCGTGGAGACGCTATTTCCAATTCCAACCACAAGAGGTCAATGCTGAGTCATATTTTGTTGTTGCTCCATGGCGCTGAAGAGCTCTTGTAACAATGTATATGATTCCTATGGCAAATTTGTGATCAGCAAAAGTGATATTTKATATAATAATGTGTATG
This window of the Salvelinus sp. IW2-2015 linkage group LG24, ASM291031v2, whole genome shotgun sequence genome carries:
- the LOC111951561 gene encoding synaptophysin-like protein 1, whose protein sequence is MITGFRLNLAPLKEPLGFIKFVEWDFGLTAAIAFLWLVCSSAWAKGLQNVKDATGTAGITSTLALCKESDVACEVTDFANMRTLNVSVVFGYLNLIVWAGNAWIVYKETRCHSQKYTAQHGAGAGRGQQVPAAI